The proteins below come from a single Gossypium raimondii isolate GPD5lz chromosome 2, ASM2569854v1, whole genome shotgun sequence genomic window:
- the LOC105788462 gene encoding uncharacterized protein LOC105788462 produces the protein MEVRGVSEDNQVSHPSSSTSNEVAGGNSTPVKGDRNTIMEAAGSDGPSHAPKPSRIPSHIFNPTSETSPGDWSVASNDSLFSIHMGNTSFNDRLSLMSKSGELDPTTISSPLFEFPIPHPTRKASESGSMKEEDEDGYAAVLRENESKQINHSAKGSDLSRCMSQLSDTSVKSFAFPILTAEADKNDASKKHSKSKNSSRPATASTTPQNTPPETPKPPKSPETPKAETPKPSTPKATQNGGPRRWFSCFSCFPSCS, from the exons ATGGAAGTGAGAGGTGTTAGTGAAGATAATCAAGTTTCTCATCCATCGTCATCAACATCGAATGAAGTCGCCGGCGGCAACTCAACGCCCGTCAAAGGCGACAGAAACACAATCATGGAAGCAGCAGGGAGCGACGGACCCTCACATGCCCCAAAACCAAGTAGGATACCATCGCACATATTCAATCCGACGAGCGAGACATCGCCGGGGGACTGGAGTGTGGCATCGAACGATTCGTTGTTCAGCATACATATGGGGAACACGAGTTTCAACGACAGGTTAAGCTTGATGTCGAAATCAGGGGAACTGGATCCTACCACGATATCGAGTCCGCTGTTCGAGTTCCCGATACCGCACCCGACGCGGAAAGCAAGCGAAAGTGGTAGCATGAAGGAGGAGGATGAAGATGGGTATGCAGCGGTATTAAGGGAGAATGAATCTAAGCAAATCAACCATAGTGCTAAGGGATCAGATCTTTCCCGTTGCATGTCTCAGCTTTCGGATACCAGTGTCAAATCTTTCGCCTTCCCCAT ATTGACTGCTGAAGCGGATAAAAACGACGCAAgcaaaaaacattcaaaaagtaaaaattcgTCGCGGCCTGCCACCGCTAGtacaactccacaaaacacacCGCCGGAAACCCCTAAGCCACCGAAGTCACCGGAAACCCCAAAGGCAGAAACACCGAAGCCTTCGACACCAAAAGCAACCCAAAACGGAGGTCCGAGGAGATGGTTCTCTTGCTTTTCTTGTTTCCCATCTTGCTCATAA